Proteins from a single region of Antechinus flavipes isolate AdamAnt ecotype Samford, QLD, Australia chromosome 2, AdamAnt_v2, whole genome shotgun sequence:
- the LKAAEAR1 gene encoding protein LKAAEAR1 isoform X2: MPGAHLLSEKRNKQKRTISIKKEIERLSSAAKEAVAENETEKKKTAATLKLPKEWDKVMVAKTAAKTMLARTREEAKIRRQWRVSAYKGDTVLKTYPDDLLPKDITSLSPAEIKRFLLFVEPTKVSASDSTETIHSCRESKHWDMFAEPVSEQQKRLIGVLKASEARNRIRALRLRYTRMRAEEIKHLISRQKTARAAIRLELFLPPHLNPTKIPDCLDRRERHRVEAILEEKNSNAKFR, encoded by the exons ATGCCAGGAGCACATTTGTTGTCAGAGAAGAGGAATAAACAAAAGAGGACAATTTccataaagaaggaaatagaaagactATCTTCAGCAGCGAAGGAGGCAGTAGCAGAAAAcgaaactgagaaaaagaagaCAGCAGCAACTTTGAAATTACCCAAAGAATGGGATAAAGTAATGGTAGCAAAAACCGCAGCGAAAACCATGCTAGCCCGTACAAGAGAAGAAGCCAAGATCCGAAGGCAATGGAGGGTATCTGCCTACAAGGGGGACACGGTTTTGAAAACGTACCCAGATGACCTACTGCCCAAGGACATAACTTCCTTATCACCAGCCGAGATAAAGcgctttttgctttttgttgaaCCCACGAAGGTTAGCGCCAGTGATTCGACTGAAACCATCCACAGCTGTCGAGAAAGCAAGCATTGGGATATGTTTGCGGAGCCAGTCTCGGAACAGCAGAAACGCCTCATTGGGGTGCTGAAGGCTTCTGAGGCTCGAAACCGAATCCGAGCGCTTCGACTTCGATATACACGGATGAGG GCTGAAGAGATAAAGCACCTAATTAGCAGGCAGAAAACAGCCCGGGCAGCAATCCGACTTGAACTATTCCTGCCGCCTCATCTGAATCCCACGAAGATCCCGGACTGTCTGGACAGACGTGAG AGGCATCGAGTAGAGGCCATCCTGGAAGAAAAGAACAGCAATGCCAAGTTCAGATGA
- the LKAAEAR1 gene encoding protein LKAAEAR1 isoform X1 produces the protein MPGAHLLSEKRNKQKRTISIKKEIERLSSAAKEAVAENETEKKKTAATLKLPKEWDKVMVAKTAAKTMLARTREEAKIRRQWRVSAYKGDTVLKTYPDDLLPKDITSLSPAEIKRFLLFVEPTKVSASDSTETIHSCRESKHWDMFAEPVSEQQKRLIGVLKASEARNRIRALRLRYTRMRAEEIKHLISRQKTARAAIRLELFLPPHLNPTKIPDCLDRQASSRGHPGRKEQQCQVQMIWRNQRGIICPTTSSSGRKRKSKKKKKKKKKTNLFPLRLFLLSSIIVSLMACPRL, from the exons ATGCCAGGAGCACATTTGTTGTCAGAGAAGAGGAATAAACAAAAGAGGACAATTTccataaagaaggaaatagaaagactATCTTCAGCAGCGAAGGAGGCAGTAGCAGAAAAcgaaactgagaaaaagaagaCAGCAGCAACTTTGAAATTACCCAAAGAATGGGATAAAGTAATGGTAGCAAAAACCGCAGCGAAAACCATGCTAGCCCGTACAAGAGAAGAAGCCAAGATCCGAAGGCAATGGAGGGTATCTGCCTACAAGGGGGACACGGTTTTGAAAACGTACCCAGATGACCTACTGCCCAAGGACATAACTTCCTTATCACCAGCCGAGATAAAGcgctttttgctttttgttgaaCCCACGAAGGTTAGCGCCAGTGATTCGACTGAAACCATCCACAGCTGTCGAGAAAGCAAGCATTGGGATATGTTTGCGGAGCCAGTCTCGGAACAGCAGAAACGCCTCATTGGGGTGCTGAAGGCTTCTGAGGCTCGAAACCGAATCCGAGCGCTTCGACTTCGATATACACGGATGAGG GCTGAAGAGATAAAGCACCTAATTAGCAGGCAGAAAACAGCCCGGGCAGCAATCCGACTTGAACTATTCCTGCCGCCTCATCTGAATCCCACGAAGATCCCGGACTGTCTGGACAGAC AGGCATCGAGTAGAGGCCATCCTGGAAGAAAAGAACAGCAATGCCAAGTTCAGATGATTTGGAGGAACCAACGAGGGATCATTTGTCCTACCACTTCAAGCTCTGGacgaaaaagaaaaagtaaaaaaaaaaaaaaaaaaaaaaaaaagacaaatttattcCCTCTGAgactctttcttttatcttctatCATAGTATCCCTGATGGCATGCCCAAGACTCTAA